The Metabacillus sediminilitoris genome window below encodes:
- a CDS encoding helix-turn-helix transcriptional regulator: MRDHNEAIFDMAIRTADMLVKMFGSKCEVAVHDFTDLKKSLIHLAGNVTGRKIGSPITDLVLKELANPNEDINDIPNYKTQSEKGQIMKSSTVFLKDQHNKPIGALCINYDISLFMQFNGVVEEFIHFNNNETTTESFYATVQDVIHGMVDEVLLGFKKAPSDMTITEKIECVRILEKKGTFLIKGSTDYVAHALGVSKFTVYNYLQKIRTMNEYHLDETAEIMD, translated from the coding sequence TTGCGAGATCATAATGAAGCTATATTTGATATGGCGATTCGGACAGCTGATATGCTTGTTAAGATGTTTGGTTCAAAATGTGAAGTGGCCGTACATGATTTTACAGATTTAAAAAAATCACTCATTCATCTTGCAGGAAATGTGACAGGTCGAAAGATTGGTTCACCGATAACTGATTTAGTGTTAAAGGAGTTAGCAAACCCAAATGAGGACATAAACGATATTCCGAACTATAAAACACAGTCGGAAAAAGGACAAATTATGAAATCGTCGACGGTCTTTTTAAAGGATCAACACAATAAACCGATTGGTGCTTTATGTATTAATTATGATATTAGCTTATTCATGCAATTTAATGGTGTGGTTGAAGAATTTATTCATTTTAATAACAATGAGACAACAACTGAAAGTTTTTATGCAACAGTACAAGATGTGATACATGGGATGGTTGACGAAGTTTTACTTGGTTTCAAAAAGGCTCCTTCAGACATGACAATCACAGAGAAGATTGAATGTGTAAGGATTCTTGAGAAGAAGGGAACGTTTCTCATTAAGGGTTCAACCGATTATGTCGCACATGCTTTAGGTGTTTCAAAGTTTACAGTCTATAATTACCTTCAAAAAATCCGCACGATGAATGAATATCATCTGGATGAAACAGCAGAAATCATGGACTAA
- a CDS encoding MFS transporter: MQTVQQTKLIKKSIPLPFLVIFVGYLVFGFLENIKGPAIPRMQTDFAIDEWQIGVLLALNSFGFLLACSFTGVFTSKCGIKLVSLLAFGSMALSGVFIYFSSNYFVFSLSYFFMYIGNGMLEIALAIIAARIFTKNTGFMMNVSHFFYGLSSTVAPMMATGLMGLHVLGNEVGWRGMYLLMLSLCIIPMIPTFFSKFPVDKVTAEERIPLKVYLKDPAAWLIISILSFGVIAELSMAGWLVNFLEKSYHWSQTASSAMLSIFFLCFMMSRIILGAVTDKIGFMKSLIIFSAVAGIATIVATLIGSSAVWLFGLAGIGIAPIYPTIMALIAKRYPNGIDTAITFTVTLMGIAVVLGNFLIGAIIEFFKQWFTSMHGAEIGLTRGFQAGFVFIGVCAILCSVMSFLLYRYFQRRNELI, translated from the coding sequence GAAAATATTAAGGGTCCGGCCATTCCAAGGATGCAGACAGATTTTGCAATAGATGAATGGCAAATCGGCGTCCTTTTGGCGTTGAATTCGTTCGGATTTTTGCTCGCTTGTAGTTTTACTGGGGTATTTACATCGAAGTGTGGGATTAAATTAGTCAGTTTACTTGCATTTGGCTCTATGGCATTATCTGGAGTATTTATTTATTTTTCAAGTAATTATTTTGTGTTTTCTCTATCTTATTTCTTTATGTATATAGGGAATGGGATGCTGGAAATTGCCTTAGCCATTATAGCTGCTAGAATTTTTACTAAGAATACCGGTTTTATGATGAATGTATCCCATTTCTTTTATGGGCTTAGCTCAACGGTTGCCCCGATGATGGCTACAGGACTTATGGGATTGCATGTTTTGGGAAATGAGGTAGGATGGCGTGGGATGTATTTGTTGATGCTTTCCCTTTGTATTATTCCGATGATTCCAACGTTTTTTAGTAAATTCCCTGTAGATAAGGTAACAGCAGAGGAGCGTATTCCTCTAAAAGTATATTTGAAGGATCCTGCTGCATGGTTAATCATAAGTATTCTTTCTTTCGGTGTGATAGCAGAATTATCAATGGCAGGCTGGCTCGTTAATTTCTTAGAGAAATCCTACCATTGGAGTCAAACTGCATCATCAGCTATGTTATCGATCTTTTTCCTTTGTTTTATGATGTCGAGAATCATTCTAGGTGCCGTTACAGATAAAATAGGATTTATGAAGTCGCTCATTATTTTTTCTGCTGTTGCGGGAATTGCAACGATTGTAGCAACTCTTATTGGATCATCTGCTGTCTGGTTATTTGGATTAGCTGGGATTGGTATCGCACCAATTTATCCAACGATTATGGCATTGATTGCTAAGCGGTATCCCAACGGAATAGACACTGCCATTACGTTTACGGTCACATTAATGGGGATTGCAGTTGTGTTAGGGAATTTTCTAATTGGAGCGATTATTGAGTTTTTCAAGCAATGGTTTACAAGTATGCATGGAGCGGAAATAGGCTTAACAAGAGGATTTCAGGCAGGTTTCGTTTTTATCGGAGTTTGTGCAATTCTTTGTTCTGTTATGAGTTTTCTCTTGTACCGTTACTTTCAGAGAAGAAATGAATTGATCTAG